The genomic region ATCTTGTtacatttttaccattctaaaaCTTGTTTTCATATCACAGTCATATGATTTAGTTGCATTCTGTTTGAATATTGCTTTTACCAGCTAGCTGGCGAGCTAGCGacagctccatccatccatccatccatccatccatccatccatccatccatccatccatccatccatccatccatccatccatccatccgtcttaCCAGCATGTAGAATGAAGAGGAGGGCTGCCGCTGTGCTCCCTATGGTCACCATCGTGTACTTCTTTCCTCTCAGTGTGCCTTCTCTGCTGACTCGTCAGTCCAAGTGCAGGTTTTATCTCCGTGACCCGGGTCAAAGTTCTGCGAGGGTGTTGAGGAATGAGATTGCACAACTTGAGTGCCTTTTACCCGGCAGGATACATCAATGGTTCACTAGGTCCCTTTTATTCCCGCCGTGTGACGGCAGCAGACTAACTAGGCAAACATGTCAAATATTCTGGCGTAGCTCACCTCagctatggatggatggatggatgaatggatggatggatagagggGTGTCCGATGGACGTTCAATAACAAGGCCGGTGTAATATAGATGGAAAGTTCCCCTGCATAAAATGTTACTTTTCCTGTGCTACAAATCAGAGGACTCTGTGCCACCTCACACGCGTCAcagtgccagccagccagccagccagccagcatagCCTAGCTGCAGCCCAGAGTGTGAACACAGAAGTCTTTTACACTCCTCACCTCACCTCTGTGGCGGTGGTGGGGCTTTTCCACTCGtggatccaaaaacatgcagaCTGTGACTGCTGGAAACTTAACAGTGACTCTCTCTTTCTGCGAGTGTGGAGCAGAACAGTACTGACACTGTTTACTCTGCtttctgtattttttgttttcatttggagTGAGTTACATGAGCTTCTCTTAAGAGAATGACTTACTCAGCACATAAGGACGGATGCGTGACAAAAATGCCGCATCAGATGTACGCATACGTCTGTTCTTTATTGAGCCGGTGCATTTTCCAAATCATATACGTACGTAGTATGTATTGCTGAATTTGCTGTCTACCGTTTTGGATGTTGGCCTTTTGAAGTGTCTTTCTTCAGTAGAGGCTGAAAGGGTGGCTAGTTGAAGAGTCATTATTTACACTTTGATGATCATAAAATGACACTTATTGTAATCTTGTGATTTAGTACATACTATACAAAGTAGAAATGCAGCCATTTGAATAGTCAGTCGTCTGTGTGGGATTCCTAAAATGCACAGCCGTTTCAACTTCATGAGGTGCCAGTAAGGGTTAGCGCACATCTGTTTGCGTGTCGCATTTATGGGGTCAATAAATGACAAAACGGATGACTCACATTATGGCATCAGCTGACTTGAAAAGCACCTTAACCACCTGCGCTAGGAtcagatttgtattcaaatcaaTTCGACGTCATGGacgggaatggagcagggcgaccaaacgcAGCTTGGGCCAGCTCGGCTTACTGAAGGAAAAAGAGAGTTGGAAGGGAGCACAAGGGGAACAAGCCAACACAAGCGGCAAACCAACATAACGCAACGGCCTAACAAATATCAACGGAAGCGACTGACAGGGGtggcaaacaaaaaacaaactaacagaGACATGAGACAAGAAATGAGCGACAACAAATAAGCCCACATAGGGAGGGAGTGACGCGCAGACAGAACTTAAATACATGACagctaacgagaggcaggtgagagtGATCACACTCATCATGGGcataggggaggggaggggaggggaggggaggggaggggaggggaggggaggagaggagaggagaggagaggagaggagaggagaggagaggagaggggaggggaggggaggggaggggaggagagGAGACGAGACGAGAGGAGACGAGGGGAGACGAGGGGAGACGAGAGGAGACGAGAGGAGACGAGGGGAGACGAGGGGAgacgagaggagaggagaggaggggcgagcacacagagaaataatgacaaaatgtatctgaccggggacgagtcgtgacactcCCGTGGGGAGATGGGACAGTCTAAGCTCCGAATAATGTTGGAGAAGTCATTAATCGTGATATTACAAAATGTAAATGAAGAGATTTCCAGGAATAAAGCGTTGATCCGTTCAATAATTACGGTGAGATGAATGAACATCAATTAGAATTTCTAATAACAACTGGATGACATCGACTCAAGTAAATATGTTCTCTTTGCAACTCTCTCATGCGACAATCTTCCTCTCCCCGCCGCCCGGCAAAAAAAGATTGGACTATGTTCCTTCCTGGATGGCGCTCATCTGACCTCGGTGCGTGAACGTTGGACTTCACATTTCCCCACGGACGGAGCGGCACGAGCTGGAGGAATAGCGGTTGGACTCGGCAGCACCGTTTTGGGTTTTCGGACTTAATATCGTCTCGTGTATCATTAAAAAATGGCACCCATTCACGCACGAGCGAGTGGTGTCAATCTGAAGGCCAAAACCACGTGCTCCGCTCCAAATGAGCACGGACGGCGGCGCTGGCCTAGCTGTGACGGTGGGAGGAGcacgcgctcacacacacacacacctcagccCAATAGTGGCAATATTGTTGTTTCACTCAGGTTGTAGTGCAGAGAGCTCCGGAGGTGTATTCGTACAAAAGTTGGGCCATCCAAAGTGAATTAGGACATTTATTTTGTAGCAAAATAGGCGGTTCGTGCAGGGATAAATAGCATCatatgttttatatatatatatatagataaatCCATTTGTGAAATCAATTCTTTGCATCAGTGATAGACAGTGTCATAAAGCTCTGGTCCAAACACAAAGCcagaatcaaacaaagagtccAGGTGTGTTAAAGCAATCGACAATTATTAAAGGAGATCAATATCAAGTAGCTCCCAGccttttagctttcaaaactcATGCAGCTTCTCTGTGAGTCTCTGGGCTTTAGGAGGTGCTGGGTGGCGgatagcaagcaagcaagcaagcaagcagacAAAGTCCATATGGTGCTACATTTCCAAAAGCATCTTGTTGTTTGAGAACGGCCCCGCCCCAACCCATTCACAAAGTACAAAACACTTGATCTTTCAGACACACAGCGCTCCCAGCACAAAACaactcataaaaaaaataaataaaccattGTCTTCCACCATCTTTACTAGAAGAAGTAATGCTGTCATTTGCACTGTATATAGAAGATCCCCTGAGAAGTCCCCTTGTAAACAAATAACATCCGTGACCAGTGAAATCATCGTCACCTTTGAAAGGAACCTTTGGGTGACAGACATCACATCACCATGGCTTGCTtcttcctccaccatttttctGTGGCTTGATATGTCATTGCATTgcacgggagggagggagggagggagggagtacgTGCTCAAATCAGAGTTTCATCTAGGGACAGCCGAATCAAAGTAAGTGTTTTGTACTGGGGCCAGGCCAGGGCCAGGGCCAGGGCCAGGGCCAGGGCCAGAGCCAGAGTCAGGACCAGGGCCAGGGCCAGGGTGGCTCATTCACGTCTCAGGCGCTTTTGATGCATTCGGTGGCGGAAAGGCAGAAATGACTTCATTCATTTGGTTCTTCTTAAATCATTGCATTTTAGCCATGGGATATTACTCATAAGCTAAGACTCATTGAAAGgaagaaagaaggaaagaaagaaagtgaaGCACATTGCCTATTTCTAGACCTCCAAATGGACTTTTAAGGAACAAGCCCCCATTCCGGGAAGAAACAACGGTTGTGGTGGTGTTTGTGAACGTGCATCACGTAGTGAATGGAGAGGAGAGATGAAATGACACACTGCTTATGTTTACATGGACAACAATAGAAGACATACTCCTTTTTCATCTAAATAGGACCATTTCAATGGCTTCAAATATTATAGTCCAAGAAAGGAAAGATATTCCTTCCCAGAAGATGATGGTTCTGTCAACTGTTGACTGGAGCCATTCCATGCCATCATTAAAAAGCTCATCAGAGACTGCAGGATTACTTTATTGACTTAGTCAAGTTCATATTTGCATACTGATGTCCATATAAAATGAGCCAATGAAAGAGAAGAAGGGATTGAGACTCAAGTATGCCACTGCACTCCACTCAAAGGTCACTATTCTACTTTTAACTTGGATTTTTGACATGTTCTGCTTGTCACGAATGTCAATTAAAGCCTACATaatagtgtatatatatatatatatatatatatatattttttttttgtttttaaataaataatagttgCTACATTTCTAAGCAGTAAGGTTACAGTACTATACGTATGTTTTCTACCTCGGCCCTTTAGTCCAACATGCCAGGGCACAGCACACTATTTATTTCAACTTGAGGCAGTCTGGCAGGGAAGTGGTAGGATAAGAGAGAAAGGTAGAAAAGTCAGAGAAACAATCGCAGCTATTCAAATATAAAGTGGAATGGAAAatgggaaagagagagagagagagagaaggagagagagagagagagcgagagagagagagagaaggagagagagagagagagagagagcgagagcgagagagagagagagagagagagagagagagagagattttgtCCCCATAAACATGAAAGCTACAGCGTGCAAAAGTCTGCTTCTTGGTGACAATATTAGCATTACAAACCCATATGTGAACGCATTACCCTTGGTATATATgtatgaaaacaacaacaacaacaacaacaagaagcgTTAAtgaaaccaatcaatcaatcagataATGGTACATATTCAATGGATTTGAAGCACGTCCTTAAAGGTTAAGGAACTCGGTTGGCTGTAGGGAAGGAAgcgggctgctgctgctgctgctgctgctgctgctggaaaaGATACAAgcgccttgcctcgcctcgcctcgcctcgcctcgcctcgcctcgcctcgcctcgcctcgcctcgcctcgcctcgcctcgcctcgcctcgcctcgcctccttGGGCCTTCCCCCCGATAGCCAGCGTTAAGTATGTGTGTCCACAAAGTATATTAGCTGTGTTGTGCTGCCAAAGTTGCGGCATTGACTTAGAGCCGCTCCTTGGTGGCCACCCAAATGTAAGGACCCGATTGCTCCTCAATGATCTGCTTCACCTGGGAATACACTTCCTCCAGAGTTGAGCCATGCACAAAAGCTGCAGAAAGGGCAAAAAGAACAGCATTAACACATCATGATGAGCATACCAAAGGAAACGAAAGCTTATTGCTACTGTTAGCCTGTTTGTCGTATTGAAAAGAAGAATACATTCTGATAGTGTTTGAGGGTGCCTCACCGGTGAAATATTCTGTGAACTCCTGCTCCAGTCTGACAGCCCTGTCATAGGACTTCCTTGCCTGCTCCTCAGTAAAGCGCTTATTCATCTCTCTGGagagagaaacacacacacacacacacacgtgtcccTGTATCAATGTAACGTGCGCTCATACTTTTTAGTATTATAAGTCTTGATGGCACGTTCGTTCGCTCGCTCGCGGTGAACATTTTTTGCTAGCGGAGCGACCTAATGGAAATCAACAGACTCAATACTAAGCAAGACTGTCTTTTTGACTTACAGGATGTTGTCCACACTGCGTGGCCTAATGAAGATGGCGATGGGATAGAGGCCTGCCAGCTGCAGACGCTTGATAGCGTTCCCGGATACATCCAGTATACAATGTTTACcctgagaggagaggagaggagaggagaggagaggagaggagaggagaggagaggagaggagaggagaggagaggagaggagaggagaggagaggagaggagaggagaggagaggagaggagaggagaggagaggagagaggagaggagagaggagaggagaggagaggagaggagaggagaggagaggagaggagaggagaggagaggaggggagaggagaggaggggaggggaggggaggggaggggcgagcacacagagaaATAATGACAAAATGTATCAAGCGTTTGGACGCCACACTACCTTCCATTTGCTTCCTTCTTCTTACCCTGTCAGCAACTTCTCTCACCGACTGTATACTGGTTCCATACAGGTGGTTGTTATACTGTCCCGCCTCGATAAACTTGTGCTCCTGGATCTCTTGTTCCATGAGCTCTCTGGAGGGCATAAAGTGATAATCTCGGCCATTCACTTCATAGTCCCGCCGAGGCCGAGTCGTGTCTGAGGAGCACACCCAAACTGCCAGTGTTACAATCTTTTCTTCAAGACCCGCCCACATTAAATCCGTGCAAAGATTTGAACCATATTGAAATAGTTGCGATACTCACGTGGGACGCAGGAGCCAAACTTGTCGGGAAACTCCGAAATAAGATCATCGTTGACTCGATCCTTCATGGGTCCAAGAATGATAACAGGTCTGGTGTAATTGACTGATGGATAGAAATGGATGAACTTAGGCAACCAGTTATATATATACTACGTAAGCCATCGTGTTGTGTGTCTCTCTCGATTTGTCAATGATGTGTTGTTTTCTACGCCACAATCAAGTCATTTGAATGAATCACTGACCTTCCTGCTGTATTACCGCTTGGTAGCTTAACAACATCTCCTCCTGGCCAACTAATTGAGGTTGGGCAAAGAGAACAACATAGACAATATGACACTTTCCACCCTTTTTTCATCCAGCACATATGGAGGCTGCCAAAGTGGAGTCAACAAATACTGGAATGTGCACTGGCATATTTGTTTGAATGGACATGGCATACATTGAGCAGCAGAGGTCACTGACAACACGTCGACTTACCCCGTTCCTCTTGATCCTGCACAGAGAAACATAGACGGAAATTTAGAAAGAGATTTAGGGGATTATCGCAACAGACGACCGAACGTCATCAGTCGGATCcttgcgcgcgcgcacacacgcgcgcgcatgtTTTGGGTTCTTTTAATTGGAAACCAGCTCGGACTCGACTGCCACGCCGCGAGTGTGTTTTGACATGCAAGACGACGGTGACTTGGAGCGGCCGGCACTTTGTTCGATCGCTTACTCACCGATCGATCCTGATTCTTGCTCACACAGGCTGTCTTTAACCTTGAcctctcctttttctccgctcTGTGAAAAAGGAGGTGGAACATTCACAACTTTAGATCCTCCTTTAGAATGCTCGTGAGATTCCATCAAGTACAGAACACACAGCCAGGCTATTAATtatgaccatggaaagttctcTCTTTATCCAATTTCAAATGGCCAGCTAAAAACgcagacagtaaaaaaaaaaaacgccatttGTCATTCCTACCGGGATTGCCCTAATCAAGGATTACTGAGGTCAAGTCCACATGTAAGCCGGGAGAAGGCACTTTCAGAAGCCCGCcctcaaccaaccaaccaaccaaccaaccttcTGCGGCTGGGGATGACTCCAACCTCTGGGCAgtttgggggaggggggctgAGGTGGCGCGCAGGCCACCACTCTTCTTCGCCAGCGCTGCTCACGTGAAGGATGTCTCCAAAGCGGAAGGGCAGAACCTGATTGGGGCTGCTCGAGTCCGACGCGCTTCCATCGTAGTCAAAGAGCGCTCTGCCAGAATGCAATCACAGGGACAAAGATGATTCCACCAATTGAAAGCTGGAGTGAGGCACATGGAAAATATTGGATGCGGATCACATCCAACGATAATAACAGGAAATGTTCAACTTGAAAAGAGCCATTTGAATAAACAcaagcgctgcgctgcgctggaaAGTGTCCACATCTGCCTCTTTGTGCGCTGCTGTCTGTCCACAATgggtgtttgtgcgtgcgtgcatgagtGAATGATGAGCACGATTCCAAAGGCGTCCGTCCACAGGgaaacaaccttaaaaaatagggCAGCACTCTGTGTGGGTGTGAGATTGTGAAGTAGAGCTGAAACAAGAGCCACCCCACCTAAAGTCCCCACTGCCTTCATcaataaaacaaagcagagaCGACAGGGAAGACAGATATagtctgcctgcctggctgcctgcctgcctgcctgcctgcctgcctgcctgcctgcctgcctgcctgcctgcctgcctgcctgcctgcctgcctgcctgcctgcctgcctgcctgcctgcctgcctccctcccaatATTTGGGCTGAAATGTTCATGCGGCAGGAGCAAGGGGCTGGCTGGgtggctcgctcgctcccttcctccctcgctCGGTCAGTCGGCCAGCTGGCCGAACACCTTTCGAGTCCCAAACTGAAGCCTTTTGCGTGCCCCTCCCCTTTGACTCTTCTGATACCGTCTTTCCTGGTTGGTGTGCCATTTGGATCCATGTGTGGTGtgcaacacaaaacacacagcaAGCAGAATGCAATTGGAATAGGATGAGAAATTCAACTCGACTccaatatatgtatatttgtcaAGTAAGAGATGGCAGCTTGCAGATTGCACTTTTTTATATGATTCAGTGTACAATGCGTTCAATAGTGAATTTCCAGCTTTCGAGATGACAAtattgatttgaatgtgtttggCGTGATGTTACTTTGATGGAGCCTTGTTTTATAATTAAGGCCAATGTCAACATAACTCGGAATCAATTCATATTCTCGTCATTTCAAAGAATCGACAGGAATTTCTGGGAGGGATCTCATTTCACGAGTCAGGAAACACATCGATTGAAGCAACAAGTATTCATGAACAAAGTTAACACGGTGTTTTTTGGCTTCGACATTTGACATAAACTGCAGTTTAAaatgacagcagcagcagcagcagcagcagcagcagcaaagcatAAGCACTCTCAATAACAAATGTCACAATGTCAGTACCTGACGTAAAGCGTCCGTTTCTGAGTGGACCGTAGTGACGTGGAGCTGGAACTGACGCTGCTGCTCATCATCTGTTCCCTTAGGTCATGGATCTTTGCCTCAAAACGACTGTATTCTGCACACACCGGCACAAGGAACATTAACAAGGGCATTGGGGGAAACGTTCttttagaaaatgaatggaattgAACAAGTGCGGCTTTCTTAACAACACTTTTCTCCTGGCGTAAAAGTGTAGACGGTAAATATCCATCCAAAAAATGCCACCCTTTCTTGTTTTCCCACAATATTGAAACACGACTCTGTGGCCGATGCTACGTATAGATTTGATCACAGCCAAAATAGGTCCAAGCATATGTGATCACTCTGGTTCCGAAGCCTGCAGCAAGACTCTGAATCTGTCAACCattatggtggaaaaaaaatccaatcaaaGCAAGCTAATTCGGTTACACTTGAGGTACATAACTaacaggaaacacacacacgcacacaaaaatcaGCCTCTTGGCACATTCTGAAGACAATGGGGATTCATTGCTCAAAGTATTTCAGGGCAAGGAGGATAATGATAGAAGGAGCACCGCCACTCACGACGACAGTCAAAGTGACCTAGTGGAGGaaatcctcccccccccccccccccccccccccccccccatcactgACCTCCGTCCATCACCTTCAATCTTACGGCATGGCTGCATCTAATCGGCATGCAAATATTTGCACGAGCATAGTTTGAGTCAACAGACACAAGCACGTGGCCGCAAAACTGTGGCATGGGATTCAAAGCAAGACGGCGGACACAACCACAAACAGGGGAAAGGGCACAAAACTGAGAAAAGTGACTTCATGTACCAGAGCTAAATGAAGGGGAAAAGGCCACAACTAAAGAAAAGCACTGTTGggaaacaaatgaaaagaaGAGTGCCACAAATCAAGTCAAGAAGAAAAGCAGAGGTGCTCATCATCTCATGTTGCATGTGACTAatggcaggcaagcaggcaggcaggcaggcaggcaggcaggcaggcaggcaggcaggcaggcaggcaggcaggcaggcaggcaggcaggcaggaagctAGCGACTGAGTCCTTTCAGCTTTTGTCTCTTTCAACGGTGGTACTCACATGCTGACGGACGGAGGGCAGGCTGGGCTTGCTTGCGTGCgtgtctgcgtgcgtgcgtgcttgcgtgCGCTATGATGCTGATGAGGCGACTTTTAGATGAGTGTCAGTGCATGGAGCAGTCCCACCAAAAAGCCAGAGGGAGCGCGTAAAAAGGACCGATAGTTCAGAGCACCTCCACGCGTCAGCCTGCTCCAGTGGAAATATGTCAAAGTAAGTGTCGagatgcaggaaaaaaaatgtgtgtcttTCAAAATCCTTCCAGTGCTGCTTGGCTGCTACAGAAACAACAGATGCTAAGGCTCGCTCTCTAGTGTGCTCCTCTTGTTCGCTGTGGCTGCTCCTCCCACTCTGACAGCAGCTTGCTTTAAGGCGCagacagccaggcagccaggcagccacgcaggcagccacgcaggcagccacgcaggcgcacacgcacacacacacacacacacacacacacacacggacacacacacacacacggacacacacacacacacgcacgcacacacacacacgcacacacacgcgggcAGGCACTGTTTCCTCAGGTCACTCATGCAGCAGAAATGCGAGGTGATGCCAGGCTCTCCTGCCCTACTTTGGCTCAGGGAGTGACAGTCACCAACACACATCTTCACAAAAAGCTTTAgtaagcattttttccttttgattggAGGGAGCTTTCACGAAGCCCTCACTAATACGTACTGTGATGGCCGAAAGATAAACCAGTCAGGGATGCGTTTCAGCTTCAGTAAtgactctctgtctgtctgtctgtctgtctgtctgtctgtctgtctgtctgtctgtctgtctgtctgtctgcctgcctgtctgtctgtctgtctccctCCACTCTTTGAATTGCTCTGGTATGAATTCATTCACGGCTTGTTTCTTTTCAATTTCAACTTGCGCGTCACGGTCAACGAGCATCATATCTCAAAGTAAGTGAAAAAAGGGAACGACACCTCATAGGCATCTTTATCTTGAGGAAAATCAGCACGGTCAACGCTATTGCGCTCACAATGTTACTGCGATCCATCACACAATAAGAATGACAGAGCTACGTAGAAACGTTCAATCTTGAGCACACGATGACGGCTCATTTTCGCCACAAGCAAGCCTCGCTGCGCCTGCGTCCTCCACTTCATAACAAATAGACGGCACGCGCATATAGTGTCATAAGCAGACTAAGACAAGTGGAGCTCATCCCCCGCGCGGCACCTCAGCGTTgctgccgaccgaccgaccgaccgaccgacatgGACTGTGTCGGTGTGCGCATGACACTGACAGTTGTGTGTAGTCCATGTGGCTAAGACGGAACTCAAACAGAAGGCTTGACTAGAGCAGGAAAGGAAGGGGGAGAAGAGCACATTTGAAGCTGCCAAATCAGCTCCTCGTTACATCCAAACCCATCTGCACCTCAAATGATCACCGAGATGAAAAGGTTCTGAAATACGCAACAATGACGAGAATGGCTTCCAAATTCACCGCATGGAAGGTCAAAAGCACAAACATGTGCCCATTGGCCGTACCTGGGGCACTGGCACACTTGGCCCCGACCCAAATGTACTCAAGCGCCACTTGCAGCCTGCTCCTTTCTTCGCACC from Syngnathus scovelli strain Florida chromosome 10, RoL_Ssco_1.2, whole genome shotgun sequence harbors:
- the LOC125976263 gene encoding discs large homolog 1-like protein isoform X9; this encodes MMSSSVSSSSTSLRSTQKRTLYVRALFDYDGSASDSSSPNQVLPFRFGDILHVSSAGEEEWWPARHLSPPPPNCPEVGVIPSRRRAEKKERSRLKTACVSKNQDRSDQEERVGQEEMLLSYQAVIQQEVNYTRPVIILGPMKDRVNDDLISEFPDKFGSCVPHTTRPRRDYEVNGRDYHFMPSRELMEQEIQEHKFIEAGQYNNHLYGTSIQSVREVADRGKHCILDVSGNAIKRLQLAGLYPIAIFIRPRSVDNILEMNKRFTEEQARKSYDRAVRLEQEFTEYFTAFVHGSTLEEVYSQVKQIIEEQSGPYIWVATKERL